The following proteins are co-located in the Telopea speciosissima isolate NSW1024214 ecotype Mountain lineage chromosome 9, Tspe_v1, whole genome shotgun sequence genome:
- the LOC122638846 gene encoding uncharacterized protein LOC122638846 translates to MVFNRKFVSPGEVIEAAMRAFKDFTEINLQKNGTTTNQPPQPRSSVWHPPPRGVLKINNDASLGTGKKAGGLGFVLHNSRGECLRAVSKLAQFHTAIIEEALAMRDVVLYALGNCVEKIVVESDSLDLVRLIQDTSRASLLRLVILSKTFAT, encoded by the coding sequence ATGGTCTTTAATCGGAAGTTTGTGTCCCCTGGGGAGGTTATTGAGGCAGCGATGAGAGCCTTCAAGGATTTTACGGAGATCAATCTGCAGAAGAATGGAACTACTACTAATCAGCCCCCTCAGCCCAGATCTTCAGTTTGGCATCCCCCTCCTCGAGGTGTTCTCAAAATTAACAACGATGCTTCTTTGGGTACGGGGAAAAAGGCTGGTGGTCTCGGGTTCGTTCTTCACAATAGTCGTGGTGAATGCTTACGGGCAGTGTCTAAGCTAGCGCAGTTCCACACTGCCATCATCGAAGAAGCATTAGCCATGAGGGATGTTGTTTTATATGCCTTGGGCAACTGTGTGGAAAAGATTGTGGTGGAATCTGACTCTCTCGACCTGGTCCGTCTAATCCAAGATACCTCTAGGGCATCCCTTCTAAGATTAGTAATATTGTCCAAGACATTTGCCACTTGA